A stretch of Blastocatellia bacterium DNA encodes these proteins:
- a CDS encoding dienelactone hydrolase family protein, translating into MIIKDNEFVDLETLAGSMRTHIFRPAATGRYPGIVLFSEIFQVTGPIHRTAARLAGNGFIVAVPEIFHELEDTPGTVIAYDDAGAARGNSHKITKELASYDSDARAALDYLKTHPACTGKLGVMGICIGGHLSFRAAMNADVLAGVCFYATDIHKRSLAKGQNDNTIDRMGEIKGEMLMIWGRQDPHVPREGRMLIYNAMSDANIHFQWHEFNAAHAFIRDEGYRYDPAAADLCFAMVFELFKRKLAEGDILGDTSTDKESKC; encoded by the coding sequence ATGATTATTAAAGATAATGAATTTGTAGATTTAGAAACTTTAGCTGGGTCAATGCGGACACATATTTTTCGTCCAGCAGCGACGGGACGCTACCCAGGAATTGTTTTATTTTCTGAGATTTTTCAAGTAACTGGCCCTATACACCGTACAGCGGCCCGGCTTGCTGGCAATGGCTTTATTGTTGCCGTTCCAGAAATATTTCATGAACTAGAAGACACACCTGGAACAGTAATAGCTTATGATGATGCTGGCGCGGCAAGAGGAAATAGCCATAAAATTACTAAAGAGCTTGCAAGTTATGATAGTGATGCCCGAGCCGCATTAGATTATCTTAAAACACATCCTGCTTGTACTGGAAAACTTGGAGTTATGGGAATTTGCATTGGAGGACACTTATCTTTTCGTGCAGCAATGAATGCAGATGTTTTAGCTGGAGTTTGTTTTTATGCTACAGATATTCATAAACGTAGTTTAGCTAAAGGACAAAACGATAATACAATTGACCGTATGGGTGAAATTAAAGGGGAAATGTTGATGATTTGGGGACGACAAGACCCGCATGTTCCTCGTGAAGGTCGAATGCTAATTTATAATGCAATGAGCGATGCCAATATACATTTTCAATGGCATGAATTTAATGCAGCACATGCTTTTATTCGGGATGAAGGTTATCGTTATGACCCAGCAGCAGCAGACCTATGCTTTGCAATGGTTTTTGAGCTATTTAAGCGAAAACTAGCTGAAGGCGATATCTTGGGTGATACTTCAACAGACAAAGAAAGTAAATGCTAA
- a CDS encoding CAP domain-containing protein: protein MKSKIILLTWNILLLLLFLVPNIKLKAQEINISSSEIKELKEEMLKLINESRQSEGLKPLELDELASQVGDKHCQEMISEFYFSHWNGQGLKPYMRYSYAGGKDALMENLSLTEGGTYFNSKEKLINVLTAMHLRMFNEKPPYDGHRQAIIHPQHTHVGVGIAFSESQVRLAQEFIARYVEIKTFANKAKPGDTVNIVGRILKSKIYELAGISIFYEPIPVNLTRDELNSRGSYSFPEEEKILRPKLLNQYTYKDGSKGEVVYQKSSGEFSSQFSFEKNKTGVYTITVWLKEELNKFPVTNICVEVK, encoded by the coding sequence ATGAAGAGTAAAATAATCTTATTAACTTGGAATATTTTATTACTACTTTTATTTCTTGTTCCTAACATTAAATTAAAGGCACAGGAAATAAATATTTCTTCTAGTGAAATCAAAGAACTAAAAGAAGAAATGCTAAAACTAATAAATGAAAGCCGACAAAGCGAGGGACTAAAGCCGCTTGAACTTGATGAGCTAGCTAGTCAGGTTGGAGATAAACATTGCCAAGAAATGATCTCAGAATTTTATTTTAGCCATTGGAATGGTCAGGGATTAAAGCCTTATATGCGTTACTCTTATGCTGGTGGCAAAGATGCTTTGATGGAAAATCTTTCTTTAACTGAAGGTGGAACTTACTTTAATAGCAAAGAAAAATTAATAAATGTCTTGACAGCAATGCACCTTCGTATGTTTAATGAAAAACCGCCTTATGATGGTCATCGACAAGCTATTATTCATCCTCAACACACACATGTTGGTGTAGGAATAGCTTTTAGTGAGTCACAAGTTAGATTAGCTCAAGAGTTTATTGCCCGTTATGTTGAAATAAAAACATTTGCTAACAAAGCTAAACCGGGTGATACAGTTAATATTGTTGGACGAATACTTAAAAGCAAAATATATGAACTTGCTGGAATTAGCATTTTTTATGAACCAATACCAGTAAATTTAACTAGGGATGAACTTAATAGCCGGGGAAGTTATTCTTTTCCTGAAGAAGAGAAAATTTTAAGACCTAAGTTGCTAAATCAGTATACTTATAAAGATGGCTCAAAAGGTGAAGTTGTTTATCAAAAATCTAGCGGTGAATTTAGCAGCCAATTTAGCTTTGAAAAAAATAAAACAGGTGTTTACACAATAACGGTTTGGTTAAAAGAAGAATTAAACAAGTTTCCCGTAACAAATATTTGTGTGGAAGTTAAATAA